In Scatophagus argus isolate fScaArg1 chromosome 5, fScaArg1.pri, whole genome shotgun sequence, a genomic segment contains:
- the LOC124059985 gene encoding uncharacterized protein LOC124059985, which yields MWHDSDAAESLSDTEDGFNARQLRMKAISMAEEDVEENDSTEEETDDEDLLVLSETEHRSTLPSKKSETSREVIKEVHSNMSVQFKTESSDSDDEDENVPLSELREKTKRKSNFTVKSPSKCFVSSTALPDTIIDSYLKSLNLVRVSPLRQKKTSHTKMCDGVQEDVPLVEVGQSQDSEIPPEDTPLKEAPAKQLPSHCVVQNTEQDKPTRVYQQLLPVDDPDEIQVVAETQMSQ from the coding sequence ATGTGGCATGACTCGGATGCTGCTGAGAGTCTCTCTGACACAGAGGACGGCTTCAATGCCAGGCAGCTGAGAATGAAAGCCATTAGTATGGCTGAGGAAGATGTGGAAGAAAATGACTCCACTGAAGAGGAAACTGATGATGAGGACCTACTTGTACTCAGTGAGACTGAGCACAGGTCAACATTGCCTTCCAAGAAGTCAGAGACTAGTAGGGAAGTCATTAAGGAGGTCCACTCAAATATGTCTGTCCAGTTCAAAACAGAAAGTTCAGAtagtgatgatgaggatgaaaatGTGCCACTTTCTgaactgagagaaaaaacaaagaggaagtcaaatttcacagtgaaatcTCCCTCTAAATGTTTTGTCAGTTCAACAGCGCTACCTGACACTATTATTGACTCGTATCTTAAGTCGCTGAACTTGGTCAGGGTGAGCCCattgagacagaaaaagacatcCCACACCAAAATGTGTGATGGGGTTCAGGAGGATGTGCCCCTGGTAGAGGTAGGTCAGAGCCAAGACTCTGAGATTCCCCCAGAGGATACACCCCTGAAAGAGGCACCTGCCAAACAATTGCCATCACACTGTGTGGTCCAAAATACTGAACAGGATAAGCCCACACGTGTTTATCAGCAGTTGCTCCCTGTTGATGATCCTGATGAAATTCAGGTGGTGGCAGAGACCCAAATGAGTCAGTAA